TGGCAAAACCGTAGTGGGAGTACATATAGACGACCAAGAGCAGCATCAGGGCCGGCAGCCAGGCAATACCGGCAATGGCGGCGCCGACGCTCTTGGCAAACCAGCCGATCAGGCCCAGCTTGGCGAGATAGTCGGCCAGACCAATCAGGCTGCCCATCCAGATCATGGTATCCCAGGCGCCTTTTTCCTCCAGCACGTCTTTCCATTCCAGCGCCCCCGCCCACAGCATGATCGCCACGCCGATCATGGCCACGTTGGTGGCATCAAGTTTGGTATAGGTGCCGGTAGCCCACAGAATAAGCGCCAGCACGAAGACGAAGGCAACTACTTTTTCGCCGTAACTCATGGGACCCATCTTTTCCAGTTCCCGATGGGCCAATTCTTTGGCCTCCGGCGTCTTGGTGATTTCCGGCGGGTATATTTTGTACAGAATGTAGGGGATCAATGCTAGCGAAATAACGCCGGGCACGGCCGCTGCCGCCGCCCACATGCCCCAGCTAAGCTGGATGTTGAGCGTTTTGGCGGCCAGCAGAACGATTAACGGGTTAGGCGCACAGGCGGTCATGAACATGGCCGACGTTACGGCATTGCCCTGAAAGACGGTTTTCATCAGGTAGGCGCCAACGCGGCGGGAAGTGGCGCCAGGCTCGGAGTCGAAGGCCGACGCCAGGCTGCGCACAATCGGGAACAGGATGCCGCCGGCGCGGGCAGTGTTGGACGGCGTCGCCGGCGCGATAATCAGGTCGCTCAGCACCAGCGCGTAGCCTAATTTAAGCGTGCTGTCGCCGATCGCCCGCATTACCATGTACGCGACCCGGCGTCCCAAGCCGGTTTTAATAAAGCCTTTGGCAAAGAGAAAGGCCGATACAATAAGCCAAATAGTGTTATTGCCAAAGCCGGACAGAGCCTCGGCGGGTTTGAGTACTCCGGCCAGAACGGTAAAGGCAATACTGGTAAAGGCCACTGCGCCGATGGGCAGCGGCTGCAGTATAAAGCCCAAAATGGTGGCCACAAAGATGGCCAATAAGTGCCATGCCGCCGGCTTCACGCCGCTTGGCACCGGCGCAAACCAAATCGCGGCGCCGACCGCCACAATAAGCAGAACGCGCATTAGTTTTGAATGCATACCCTTTCCCCTCCCTGTTATTGATTTTCCTGCCGGAAGCAAACGAAGGCCTTTTTTCACCTCCTGCCACAGCACCATGTGCCACTGTTGCCTTACCCCTTTAATAATGCAAAAACCGTGCCAACCCTCAAGGCGCCTAATTTACTGACTTTTTCGGCAAAAAACGTTGCATTTTTGCGACAAGTGTTTTACACTTGCTTTATAATGTTGCATATTGTTGCAAGGCGGTGTTTAAAATGGCGAATATTGTTTTTCTCGCCCCTGACGAAAATATGTATCACATGGCGCAGGAAACACTGCGCCATGCCCACCCCGACATCCGGATCGAGCGGGGGCTGCTCAGCGCCGGGGTCCGCATCGCCCGCAAGCTGGTGGAGGGCGGCGTGGAAGTAATTATCTCCCGCGGCGGTACTGCCAGCGCCATTAAAGACGCCGGCCTGCCGGTCACCATCGTGGAAGTGCCGATTACCGGCTTTGACGTCATCCGCACGGTGGAACAAGCCAAGCGGTACGGGACACGCATCGGCGTTGTGGCCTTCCCGTCCATGGTCATAGGCATCGACTGCCTGGGCCCCATTCTCGGCGTCGACATCCGGCAGTATATCATCACCGACGAGCTTGAGGCCGAAAGCCGGGTGCTTCAGGCCTTCCGGGACGGCGCCGATGTCGTCGTCGGCGGGGTGATTACCGGCAAATCGGCCCAGAAACACCACCGTCCCTATGTCCTGATTAAAAGCGGCAGCGAAGGCATTGCCCAGGCGGCGGCCGAAGCCAAACGCATCGCGGCCGCGCGGGAGTTAGAAAAGGCCAAGGCCGGCCTCTTCCGCACCGTCCTCGATTTTGCCTATGATGGCATCATTTCGGTCGACCATGGGCAGCGCATTACCATCTTCAACCCCATCGCCGAACGGCTTACGAAAATTGACGGCGCTGCGGCCATTGGCAAAAAAGTAACCGACGTATGGCCCGAACTGGGGCTGGAAAAAGTGTTGGCCACCGGCCGGGACGAACTGGGCCAGCTCCTCAAGGTCAACGGTACCAGGGTGCTCTGCAACAAGGTACCGATCATCGTCAACGGCAAACCGGTCGGCGCGGTGGCTACCTTTCAGGATGCCGGCAACATCCAGCAGATGGAGGCCCGCATCCGCCGCGAAATTTACGCCCGCGGCCATGTAGCCACCTTCACGTTCGAGGATATTATCGGCGACAGTCCCCAAATCCGCCATACTGTCCATATGGCCCAGGAATTCGCCCAGACCCATTCTTCCGTCCTTATCCTTGGCGAAACCGGCACCGGCAAAGAGGTCTTCGCCCAGAGCATCCATAATGGCAGTGCCCGCGCCCACGGTCCTTTCGTCGCAATCAACTGCGCCGCCCTCCCCAGCCAAATTCTGGAGAGCGAACTGTTCGGCTATGTCGGCGGCGCCTTTACCGGCGCCAGCCAGAAAGGCAAGCCGGGACTGTTTGAGCTGGCCCACGGCGGTACTATTTTCCTTGATGAAATCGCCGAGATGGACTATGTTACCCAAGGCAAGCTGCTGCGCGTCCTTCAGGAGAAGAAAGTCATGCGCCTTGGCAGCGACCGCGTCATCCCGGTTGACGTGCGGGTCATTGCCGCCACCAACCAGAGCCTCAGCCGCCTGGTGCGGGAAAATAAGTTCCGCGCCGACCTGTATTACCGCCTTAATGTGCTGCGCCTCAAGCTGCCGCCCCTGCGCGAACGGGGCGCCGATATTATCCGTTACGCCGAGTTTTTTTTGGAAAAACACAGCGCCGCCCAGAACCGGCGCCTTACCTTCACCCCCGCCGCCCTGGAGCGGCTTGCCCGCCATCCGTGGCCGGGCAATGTACGGGAGCTGCAAAACACGATTGAACGGATCGTAGCCGTATGTCACCAGCCGCAGGTGGATGCCGGCCTGGTGGCGCAAATGCTGGAGGACGACGCCGACAGCGAAACGACGGTGGCGGTGGACGACGGCGAAAAGGAGCAAATCCGCCAAGCCCTGGCCATCGCCAAAGGCAAACAGGGTGAAGCAGCCCGCCTGCTTGGCGTTAGCCGCTCCACCCTGTGGCGCAAAATGAAAAAATTAGGTCTGCGTTAATAACCTAATTCACTTTTAATTTGTCAGACTGCGAACCGGGGCCGGGATGCGCCCGCCGCGGGCGATAAAGCCGTCGGATTTAAAGGGATTGACGGCAATGATCGGACTATGTCCGAGCAAACCGCCGAATTCCACCCGGTCGCCCACCGTTTTGCCCGGCACGGGAATGATGCGGACGGCGGTAGTTTTGTTATTAATCACGCCGATAGCCGCTTCGTCGGCAATGATGGCGGCGACGGTGGCCGCCGAAGTGTCCCCGGGTACGGCGATCATATCCAGTCCAACCGAACACACGCAGGTCATGGCCTCCAGCTTTTCCAGCGTCAGACTGCCGCGCTCCACGGCGGCAATCATGCCGGCGTCCTCGCTCACCGGAATAAAGGCGCCGCTGAGGCCGCCCACATAGGAAGACGCCATAAGCCCTCCTTTTTTTACCGCGTCGTTTAAGAGGGCCAGCGCCGCCGTCGTACCGGGCGCGCCGCAGCTTTCCAGGCCCATTTCCTCCAAAATATGGGCCACACTGTCGCCAATAGCCGGCGTCGGCGCCAGCGACAAATCGATGATGCCGAACGGCACGCCCAGGCGGCGCGACGCTTCCTGCGCCACCAGCTGCCCTACGCGGGTAATTTTAAACGCCATCTTTTTCACCGTCTCGGAAACCGTGCCGAGGTCACGGCCGCGCACCTCCTCCAGCGCCCGTTTCACTACCCCGGGACCGGATACGCCGACATTGATGGTGGTCTCCGGCTCACTTACGCCATGGAAGGCGCCGGCCATGAACGGGTTATCCTCGACGGCGTTGGCAAACACCACCAGTTTGGCGCAGCCGAGCGCATCCCGGTCACGGGTGAGCTCGGCCGTCTGTTTAATAATTTCTCCCATCTCCCGCACAGCGTCCATATTAATGCCCGCCTTGGTCGAAGCCACGCTGACCGAAGCGCAAACGCGCTCCGTCCGGGCCAGCGCTTCCGGGATGGAACGGATGAGAACCCGGTCGCCCGCGGTATAGCCCTTGTCCACCAGGGCGGAAAAACCGCCGATAAAGTTAACGCCCACCGTTTTGGCCGCCGCGTCCAGCGCCTCGGCCACCGGCACGAAGCTGTCGGTCCGGCAGCTTTCGGCGGCAATGGCAATAGGTGTTACCGAAATGCGTTTATTAATAATCGGGATGCCGTATTCGGCCTCGATGTCTTCACCGACGCGCACCAGGCGGTCGGCCAGCCGCGTTATTTTATCATAGATATTGCGGCAGAAGACGGCGATATCCGGATGAGCGCAGTCGCGCAGACTGATGCCCATGGTGATGGTGCGCACGTCAAGCTTATCTTGTTCAATCATGCGGTTGGTTTCAAGAATATCATGAAAGGTCAGCATCACAAGCCTCCGTCGCTAAAGTTAAATGCGGTGCATGATGCGGAAGATATCCTCATGCTGCACCTTGATGTCCAGGCCGATTGCCTCGCCCCGGCCACCCAGAATTTGCTGCAGCTCTTTCAGGCTGACGGTAGCCGCCGCCATATCGGCGATGAGTACCATGTTAAAGAAGCCGTCCACAATATTCTGGTTGATATTCAGGATGTTAATGTTGTTGTCGGCCAAGATGCCGCTGACCATGGCGATAATGCCCACCCGGTCCTGACCCACAACCGTGATGACGATTTTCATGTCCTTTCCTCCTGTCGCGACTATTAGTTATTTTTTTTAAGACAAACGCACTCAATGCCGGCCTCTTGTACCAGCTCCCGCGCCAGCGGATCGGGATAGGGATGCTCGTAGACGATACGGCGAATGCCGGCGTTAATGATCATCTTGGTGCAAGCTGAACAAGGCTGATGGGTGCAGTACAGCGTCGCCCCTTCAATGGCCACGCCGTGCAGCGCCGCCTGGACGATGGCGTTTTGCTCGGCATGCATGCCCCGGCATAGCTCGTGCCGCTGCCCGGACGGCACGTGATAGGTGTCGCGCAGACAGCCCACCTCCTCACAGTGCGCCAGTCCGCGCGGCGCGCCGTTATAGCCGCTAGTGAGCAGTCGCTTATCCTTGACGATAACCGCTCCCACCTGCCGCCTGAGACAAGTCGAGCGCAGCGCCACCACCCGCGTAATATCCATAAAATATTCATCCCAGGTCGGTCGACTCACACCATCACCATCCTTCCATGGCATACATATGTAATTTTTACGCAGAGTTAATTCGATTATATCATAGCCGGCTCCGGCCGCAAAAGGAGTTTAGCTTTAATCCGCCGGATTTCTTTTTTATACCTTCCCTGGTTTAGCCGATTTAACATAAAGTATAATAACCGGCCCGGCTTTTGTCCAATCTATATTTTGCAGGCATTCGAGCATAAAAGGATGGTGAAACATTGGATTGGCAGGAAATCATCCGCGACACCTGGCAAACCTCGTTAGTGTTTTTCAGTTTACTGGTCTTTGCCCGTTTTTTGGGCAATACCCAAATCGGTCAGTTAACCTTTTACGAATATGTCAGCGGTATTACCATCGGTTCGATCGCGGCCAACGTTGCCGCATCCGAGCCTGATAAAGTGTGGAGCCACTTCTATGACCTGGCGTTATTTGTCACCCTTACCTATTTTATATCGTACCTTACTATAAAAAGCCGTCCCCTTCGCAAAATAATCGAAGGTTCCCCGACCGTCGTGATCGAAAACGGGCGCATTATTAAGGAAAATATGCGGGGCCTGCGGTACGATTTGGATGAATTAAACGGCCAACTGCGCCAGCAAGGTATCCTTGACCCTTCCGAGGTGCAATACGCCATCATCGAAACATCGGGAGAGCTGAGTGTTATTAAAAAGGCCGACTATCAGCCCCTGACCAAGAGCGATTTGAGGATTCACTTGCCGGATCCGACTTTTCCGGTAGAACTCATTATGGACGGAGAAATTATTGAAGAAAACTTACGTCGCCACAACCTGACGCAAGACTGGCTGGCAAAGCAGCTTGCCGCCCGCGGCATCGCCGACATATCCGAAGTGACCTACGCCGCCATCGATTCCAAGGGCCAGCTATTTGTCAGTGTCACAACACCTGCCGCCAAGCAAAATAATAATTAGCGCGCCATAGTAAAAGTGGTTGAGAGCTTCGCTTCCCAACCACTTTTACTATATAAATGCTAAAGTATCTTTCTTGCCGTTTAATTTTAAAGGTTATAAACCAATCGTTTCTTTTAAAGCTCGCGCCCAAAATGTTTTACAGCGATTGTTTAAGGCCCAGGAAGATGGTGCGCTCTTGAGCCGGATAGCCGGCTACTTCCTGATAACGCTTGTTAAACAGGTTGTTGACGGTCAGATATAGCGACTGCCCTTCCCCTAAGTCATAGCTGGCAGTGGTATCGACAACGACCCGTCCTGATACCTTGGAATTCCCTACCCCTGATTCGCTAAGGTAGTTTACTGATAACGTCTGGTTCAGCTTGCCGTAACGCACATTCAAGTTCGTATACAAATTATGGTGCGGGTCGCGGACACTTGGGTCGGTGGTTTCGGTATGGAGATAGGAGTAGCCGATGCCGGCGGTAACTGCGTTCGACAGCTTGGTCGCATAAGTCAGATTGACGCCGCTGGAGCGGAAATTATCAATGTTGGCAGGGCTAGTACCGTTCCAGCGGATAGCATCATTGAGTTCACGCTTAAATAAAGAAACCATTGCTTCGCTCTTCGTGTCTAAGCGTTTTTTGACTCCGAATTCGGCTGTCCATCCCGTCTCGGGCTTTAGATTTGGATCCCCTTTATAGATACCCCATTCAGATTCTGAATACCAATATAAGTCGTCAAACGTAGGCGGCTTAAATACCTTGCCCCAGCTGGCAAAATAGTTGGTGCGGTCATCGGCCCGGTAATTCACCGCCAGTTTTGGCAGCAATTTATTGCCGTACTGGCTGTTGTCGTCGTACCGCAGCCCGGTCGTAAGCTGCCAATAATCATTGACCGTGTACTGGTCCTGCAGGTATAAAGCCCGAACATGCCGACGTTGTAAGCCGTTTTCATTGGTACTGTCAACCTCTTCGCTCCGCCAGTCAGCTCCCCACGTAATGGTTTGGTTGGGGTTAAGCCGTAGATTTTGCTGATATTCCAAGGCCTTGACCTCGTTGCGGTGCCGGAAATCAACCCCGTTACGGCCTACATAAGTTTGACTATTGTTATAATACCTCAGGATGTTTTCGGTCGTTCCCTGTTTAAAGGTGTAAGTTGCGCCCCAGTTTTGCCGGAGGACATCGGCATAATCGGTCAAACTGGAGGATGTATTCCACACATAATTGCCGTTTACTTGATTCATCCAGCCTGGAATACCGGCATGGCTGCCGTAATAATCATAGGTGACCGTTAAGTTTTCCCGCGAACTTAAGTCTTTATCCAACCTGACGGTGGCGTTTTTCCCGTCGTACTGATTGTTGGGGCGCTGGCCGTCCGTCTTGTCCTTGGCGCCGGTGATATACCAGCGGAAGCCCCGTTCCTCGCCCTGATTGACAATACTGCTGCGGAAGGTGCCGTTATTGCCCCCGCCAATATCTAAAATTGTCTTGACCGAGCCAGCGCCTTTTTTCGTAATAATGTTAATCACGCCGCCCACGGCATCAGACCCGTACAAGGTGGAACCGCCGCCGCGCACAACTTCGATCCGCTCGATATTATCCAGCCCGATAATCGTGCTGAAGTCAAGCGGGCCACGGCCATAGGCCGCGCCTTGCGGCAAATTCAGCCGCTTGCCGTCCACCATCACAACGGTGCGGTCGCTGTCGTTAATATAAACTGTAGCAAACTCCCCAGCACCGCCTTGTTTCTTAACCACCACCCCCGGCACGCCTTCCAGCGCGTCGGCTAAATTGCGCGCGCCTTTTTGCTCAAGCTGCTCGCCGGTGATAACGGTCACGTCGGCCGGCGTGCTGGCCAAGGCCTGCGGAACGCGGGCAGCGGTCACGGTGATTTGGTCCAGCTGAAATACCGGCTCCTCCGCCGCGAAGGCCGGGCTTGCCACCAGCAGCGTTCCCACCGCCAGGGCCGATGCGATGCGTTTGGTTAAAAATTTCTTGCCGTAAGACATTGATTTACCTCTCCTTACAATGCAAAATTTGGTTGGACGTAAATATGGCCATCGGTATTATGCAGGACAAATTCCATGTCGTACATTGTCGCCAGCACCTCGGTCGACAGCACGGCTGCCGGCGGGCCGCAGGCCAGCATCCTGCCGTTTTTCAGCAGTAAAAGATTTGTGCTGAACCGTGCGGCAAGATTAACGTCATGGATGACGGCGACAACGGCAATGTTGTTTTTGGCCGTTAATTGTTTAATGAGTCTTAAAATCACAAACTGGTTGTATAAATCCAGATGCGACGTCGGCTCGTCAAGCAGCAGAATTTCCGGGCATTGGGCCAAAGCGCGGGCGATCAGCGCTTTCTGCCTTTCCCCTTGGCTCAGCTTGCTCATTTTCGCATCCCGCTTCTCCCACATGCCGACGTCTTGCAGTGCTTTTTCCACAATGCGAAAATCTGCCGCCGTTTCGCTGCCAAACCGGCTGATATGGGCAAACCGTCCCATCAGCGCCGTTTGGTACACACTATAATCAAAAACGGCTTCTTCGGCGCCGACGACGGCGATTATTTTCGCTAGGTCGCGCCGGGGGAAGCTACTGACACTTTCGCCCTTAACCAGGATGTTGCCTGTTTGCACCGGCAAAACCCCGGCAATGCACCTGAGTAGCGTAGACTTCCCTGTGCCGTTGGGCGCGATAATGCTGAGAAAATCGCCCCTGTCCACGGCAAAGCTAATATTATGCAAAACGGTTTTGGCCCCGTACCCGGCCGATACATTTTGAACTTCCAGCAATCTTTCTTTCATGGCTTCCTCACTGTCTGCGGTCTGTTCGGTACAAAATATACAGGAAGAACGGGCCGCCCAGCAGCGCGGTGACAACACCCACCGGCACCGGGGACAGACTGGCAAACAAGCGCGTCACGCTGTCGGCCCACAAGAGGAAGATCGCCCCCCACAGCGCGCACGCGGGCAGCAGCAGTCTGTGCTCCGGGCCGATAAGCTTGCGCAGCATGTGTGGCACAATAAGTCCGATAAAGCCGATAATGCCGCTTACCGCGACAACCGTGCCGGTTATCAAGGTTGTGCACAATAGTAAGCTGACCTTGACTTTGGCTACATCCACTCCTAAAAACTGGGCATTCTCGTCGCCGGTTGCAAGGATGTCCAAATCCCGGGCAAACAGCATGATCCCTGCCAGGCCAATGGCAATAAGCGCCGCCATTAGCGTCAGGTTTTCCGGCGGATTGCCAAGGCTGCCCAACAGCCAGAACAAAATCGGCCCCAGCTGCTTGGTATGAAGAGCCATGATGGAGCTGAGCAACGCATTGAGTAGCGACCCCAGGGCAACGCCGGCCAAAAGCAACCGGTTGGAACTAAGCTCCGCCCTGTCACCGCCGCCAAGGATGTATACGATAAATATCGTGACCGCCCCGCCGGCAAAGGCATAGAAACTTACAAACGCGGTGTGGCCAAGCACAATGGCCACAGCAGCGCCTAACGCCGCTCCGGATGAAACCCCCAGGATAAACGGATCGGCCAGGGGATTTTTAAACAAGGCTTGATAACAAGCCCCGGAAACGGCCAAACTGCTGCCGATCAGCATAGCCAAGGCCAGCCGCGGCCACCGGATTTCCCACACGATCTTGCTATGCACCGGCGGCAGTTCCGGGCCGATTTCTACGGGCAGCAACCGCTGCACGACGATAGCCGCAATCTCACCGGGCGCAATGTCCGCCGAGCCGATGGACAGCGCGGCAACAGCCGTACCGATGAGGACGACTGCCGATAATAACAGGACTATTGATTGGGTGCTACGGAATTGTTTCATCGTTCACTGCCACTTTTCGTAGAGGAATGAAGAATTGCCGCAACCTCTTCAAGGGCGGCGAAACTGCGCGGTCCGGGCCGCGCCAAAAAGTCGTCGGAAACGTAAAAAATGCGGTTTTCACGTACAGCCTGAATGTCATTTAGCTGAAACTTCGTAAAGACCTCCGTCTTCTTCCCGTAGACGCCGTGCCGCACCACCAGATAAGTGTCAGGGTTGTAGGCATACAAAGTCTCAAAATCAGAAGAAAGGTAGTCAACCTGCCTGGCGCCGGCCACATTGACGCCCCCGGCCTGGACGATGACGTCATGGATATAGGATTTCGCCCCAACCGTGAGCAGCGGTACGTCCCATATTTCCACAAAGACCCGCCGTTTATCGCTACCTGCATGTAAAGTCCGGATGTTTTGAAGCTTTTGCGCCAGTTCGCCGGCCAGCTTTTCCCCGTTCGCTTCTTCATGGACAAGACTGCCGATCAGGCGGATCGCCTTTAAGACTTCCTCCATGGTCTGGGGTTCGATGGCCGCAACGCGAATACCCGCCTTTTCCAGCGCCCGAATGGTCTGGTAGTGCATTTGACCGCTGGCCAAGACAAGGTCGGGGCGCATCATGACGATCGTCTCAATATCGGGGCTTTGAAAACCGCCGACTTTGGGCAGCTTTTTGGCTTGTTCCGGAAAGTCGCAGTAAGTAGTAACGCCAACCACCCTGTCGCCGGCTCCCACGGCAAAGAGAATCTCAGTAATGGAGGGGGCCAAAGAAACAATGCGCAGGGGCTTAGTTTCCGGTATGTCAATACTTCGTCCCAAAAAGTCCTGCAGCTGGCCGCGGGTAGAAGTCTTGCTCTCCTGGACAGGCAGCAGCATGATCAAAATAAACAGGGACATTACAAAATAAACCGACCAGTATAGGAGTTTGCGCATGGCGTTTCCCCCTAATAATCTTCAATAAAAAGCCCGGCTAAACAGCCGGGAAGAAGAACGCTACAGCTAATCCCCTCCCCATCGCTCGTGGGTACCAGCGGTGATTGGCAGACAGGCAGTTCTCCTGGCTCTGGCTCATCGCTCGCCCAAACCTTCCCAGGACTCTTCGTCCCAGTGGCATATTCTTGGGTCTGCTCCCCATTACAGTGGCGGGACCGCGCCGGCTTTACACCGGACTTCCCTATTAAGCCCCGAAGGGCACCTGTCCCTGACATTTTAAGTTTAGGAACCGTAGAGTTTAGGAACCGCAGAGGACGCGGAGATAAAATTTTATTAAAATTAATTAAAACCTCAAGTGCGATGTATATCGCACTCTCCGTGCGCTCCGCGGTTCAATCCTGGTTTTCCTGGCTTGTGATGCCAATTTATTGGCATGATTATCTCTGTGGTTAAATATCGACTTTCCTGTTTTGTGGTGTTTCAGAAAAAATATACCACCGATTACTAACAAGGTCAATAAAAAATTTGGCTTGTCATTCTTGCGGCCTGATGACATTGTCCGCGTGGTTAGAGGTAACTGCGCCGGCGTATCTGATATAGTTTTTCGGCATAATGCTTCCTCCTCGTTAAGGTTTTAATCTTCGATTCGCTAAATCCCAAAAGGCTTCTACCCGCGTAATGATCCCGGCGCTACCGGTATGCTCGTCAATATTGATGAAAATATACGGTTTATCGCTTTTCCGGAAAACATGATGTTCCAGGTACTCATTGATAAGCGAATCCGGACCGCAGCCAAAGCTCGACACCATAACAATGCCCGTAATATCGCCTTGACGGCAAAAATAACGGGCCGCTCCGGCGATCTTGGCCGATAATTGCCAGTAGATGTCCGGCGCAAAGACTTTAGCTTCATCATAGAGGACTTTGCTTGCGATGTTATCCGGAGTAACAATCGCGGCCCCCTGGGCGGTCAGCGTACCGATTATGTCTTTACAAAACAAGGCGTCCTTCAGCAGGTAATTATGCCCG
This genomic interval from Sporolituus thermophilus DSM 23256 contains the following:
- a CDS encoding FecCD family ABC transporter permease: MKQFRSTQSIVLLLSAVVLIGTAVAALSIGSADIAPGEIAAIVVQRLLPVEIGPELPPVHSKIVWEIRWPRLALAMLIGSSLAVSGACYQALFKNPLADPFILGVSSGAALGAAVAIVLGHTAFVSFYAFAGGAVTIFIVYILGGGDRAELSSNRLLLAGVALGSLLNALLSSIMALHTKQLGPILFWLLGSLGNPPENLTLMAALIAIGLAGIMLFARDLDILATGDENAQFLGVDVAKVKVSLLLCTTLITGTVVAVSGIIGFIGLIVPHMLRKLIGPEHRLLLPACALWGAIFLLWADSVTRLFASLSPVPVGVVTALLGGPFFLYILYRTDRRQ
- a CDS encoding deoxycytidylate deaminase — translated: MSRPTWDEYFMDITRVVALRSTCLRRQVGAVIVKDKRLLTSGYNGAPRGLAHCEEVGCLRDTYHVPSGQRHELCRGMHAEQNAIVQAALHGVAIEGATLYCTHQPCSACTKMIINAGIRRIVYEHPYPDPLARELVQEAGIECVCLKKNN
- a CDS encoding TonB-dependent receptor plug domain-containing protein, translating into MSYGKKFLTKRIASALAVGTLLVASPAFAAEEPVFQLDQITVTAARVPQALASTPADVTVITGEQLEQKGARNLADALEGVPGVVVKKQGGAGEFATVYINDSDRTVVMVDGKRLNLPQGAAYGRGPLDFSTIIGLDNIERIEVVRGGGSTLYGSDAVGGVINIITKKGAGSVKTILDIGGGNNGTFRSSIVNQGEERGFRWYITGAKDKTDGQRPNNQYDGKNATVRLDKDLSSRENLTVTYDYYGSHAGIPGWMNQVNGNYVWNTSSSLTDYADVLRQNWGATYTFKQGTTENILRYYNNSQTYVGRNGVDFRHRNEVKALEYQQNLRLNPNQTITWGADWRSEEVDSTNENGLQRRHVRALYLQDQYTVNDYWQLTTGLRYDDNSQYGNKLLPKLAVNYRADDRTNYFASWGKVFKPPTFDDLYWYSESEWGIYKGDPNLKPETGWTAEFGVKKRLDTKSEAMVSLFKRELNDAIRWNGTSPANIDNFRSSGVNLTYATKLSNAVTAGIGYSYLHTETTDPSVRDPHHNLYTNLNVRYGKLNQTLSVNYLSESGVGNSKVSGRVVVDTTASYDLGEGQSLYLTVNNLFNKRYQEVAGYPAQERTIFLGLKQSL
- a CDS encoding YetF domain-containing protein, translating into MDWQEIIRDTWQTSLVFFSLLVFARFLGNTQIGQLTFYEYVSGITIGSIAANVAASEPDKVWSHFYDLALFVTLTYFISYLTIKSRPLRKIIEGSPTVVIENGRIIKENMRGLRYDLDELNGQLRQQGILDPSEVQYAIIETSGELSVIKKADYQPLTKSDLRIHLPDPTFPVELIMDGEIIEENLRRHNLTQDWLAKQLAARGIADISEVTYAAIDSKGQLFVSVTTPAAKQNNN
- a CDS encoding PFL family protein, with amino-acid sequence MLTFHDILETNRMIEQDKLDVRTITMGISLRDCAHPDIAVFCRNIYDKITRLADRLVRVGEDIEAEYGIPIINKRISVTPIAIAAESCRTDSFVPVAEALDAAAKTVGVNFIGGFSALVDKGYTAGDRVLIRSIPEALARTERVCASVSVASTKAGINMDAVREMGEIIKQTAELTRDRDALGCAKLVVFANAVEDNPFMAGAFHGVSEPETTINVGVSGPGVVKRALEEVRGRDLGTVSETVKKMAFKITRVGQLVAQEASRRLGVPFGIIDLSLAPTPAIGDSVAHILEEMGLESCGAPGTTAALALLNDAVKKGGLMASSYVGGLSGAFIPVSEDAGMIAAVERGSLTLEKLEAMTCVCSVGLDMIAVPGDTSAATVAAIIADEAAIGVINNKTTAVRIIPVPGKTVGDRVEFGGLLGHSPIIAVNPFKSDGFIARGGRIPAPVRSLTN
- a CDS encoding anion permease; this translates as MHSKLMRVLLIVAVGAAIWFAPVPSGVKPAAWHLLAIFVATILGFILQPLPIGAVAFTSIAFTVLAGVLKPAEALSGFGNNTIWLIVSAFLFAKGFIKTGLGRRVAYMVMRAIGDSTLKLGYALVLSDLIIAPATPSNTARAGGILFPIVRSLASAFDSEPGATSRRVGAYLMKTVFQGNAVTSAMFMTACAPNPLIVLLAAKTLNIQLSWGMWAAAAAVPGVISLALIPYILYKIYPPEITKTPEAKELAHRELEKMGPMSYGEKVVAFVFVLALILWATGTYTKLDATNVAMIGVAIMLWAGALEWKDVLEEKGAWDTMIWMGSLIGLADYLAKLGLIGWFAKSVGAAIAGIAWLPALMLLLVVYMYSHYGFASLAAHVTAMYAAFAAVAVAAGAPPYLAALSLAFVSNLFAGLTHYATGPAPIYFGAGFVPQGTWWRLGFILSVVNMIVWVGLGSMWWKVLGLW
- a CDS encoding ABC transporter ATP-binding protein; the protein is MKERLLEVQNVSAGYGAKTVLHNISFAVDRGDFLSIIAPNGTGKSTLLRCIAGVLPVQTGNILVKGESVSSFPRRDLAKIIAVVGAEEAVFDYSVYQTALMGRFAHISRFGSETAADFRIVEKALQDVGMWEKRDAKMSKLSQGERQKALIARALAQCPEILLLDEPTSHLDLYNQFVILRLIKQLTAKNNIAVVAVIHDVNLAARFSTNLLLLKNGRMLACGPPAAVLSTEVLATMYDMEFVLHNTDGHIYVQPNFAL
- a CDS encoding ACT domain-containing protein; translated protein: MKIVITVVGQDRVGIIAMVSGILADNNINILNINQNIVDGFFNMVLIADMAAATVSLKELQQILGGRGEAIGLDIKVQHEDIFRIMHRI
- a CDS encoding sigma-54-dependent Fis family transcriptional regulator — protein: MANIVFLAPDENMYHMAQETLRHAHPDIRIERGLLSAGVRIARKLVEGGVEVIISRGGTASAIKDAGLPVTIVEVPITGFDVIRTVEQAKRYGTRIGVVAFPSMVIGIDCLGPILGVDIRQYIITDELEAESRVLQAFRDGADVVVGGVITGKSAQKHHRPYVLIKSGSEGIAQAAAEAKRIAAARELEKAKAGLFRTVLDFAYDGIISVDHGQRITIFNPIAERLTKIDGAAAIGKKVTDVWPELGLEKVLATGRDELGQLLKVNGTRVLCNKVPIIVNGKPVGAVATFQDAGNIQQMEARIRREIYARGHVATFTFEDIIGDSPQIRHTVHMAQEFAQTHSSVLILGETGTGKEVFAQSIHNGSARAHGPFVAINCAALPSQILESELFGYVGGAFTGASQKGKPGLFELAHGGTIFLDEIAEMDYVTQGKLLRVLQEKKVMRLGSDRVIPVDVRVIAATNQSLSRLVRENKFRADLYYRLNVLRLKLPPLRERGADIIRYAEFFLEKHSAAQNRRLTFTPAALERLARHPWPGNVRELQNTIERIVAVCHQPQVDAGLVAQMLEDDADSETTVAVDDGEKEQIRQALAIAKGKQGEAARLLGVSRSTLWRKMKKLGLR